From the Oscillospiraceae bacterium genome, one window contains:
- a CDS encoding phosphatase PAP2 family protein, whose amino-acid sequence MEFLKALEQIRTPFLNAFFQFWTFFGEELLLLSLLCIVYWCINKDLVYKCGLAFFGSGLAVQSLKIAFRIPRPWVLDSTFQPVGSAIETATGYSFPSGHSQGAAAVFGTAGLHIKKPWVKIVCFIIFPMVALSRMYLGVHTPKDVIVGLLCGLLFAVIAQLLLKKELSPKQNLITAIILALISIATAVYAALMYKNGIIAYEYVSDCSKSAAAGLGFAVCWYVERVHIKFDTHCNRWWKHVLKVFIGIIGILLIKEGFKLIFGESLAVDIIRYFLMIIWGMTVFPLIIKKTFNRSPKAGIKFEK is encoded by the coding sequence ATGGAATTCTTAAAAGCACTCGAGCAGATTCGTACCCCGTTTCTCAATGCCTTTTTCCAATTCTGGACTTTTTTCGGTGAAGAATTGTTGTTGCTCTCTTTACTCTGTATTGTTTATTGGTGCATCAATAAAGATCTGGTCTATAAATGCGGATTGGCTTTTTTCGGCTCGGGTCTGGCGGTTCAGTCGCTCAAAATCGCATTTCGAATCCCGCGTCCCTGGGTACTAGATTCAACATTTCAACCTGTCGGCAGCGCCATTGAGACAGCGACCGGTTATTCATTCCCGAGCGGTCATTCACAGGGGGCGGCAGCGGTCTTCGGCACAGCGGGACTTCATATAAAAAAGCCATGGGTTAAAATCGTCTGCTTCATCATCTTCCCGATGGTTGCCCTGTCACGGATGTATCTGGGCGTACATACACCAAAAGATGTAATCGTCGGCCTGCTTTGCGGCCTGCTTTTTGCCGTTATCGCACAATTGCTGTTAAAAAAAGAACTGTCGCCCAAACAAAACCTCATAACCGCTATCATCCTCGCATTGATCTCGATTGCCACGGCGGTCTATGCTGCCCTGATGTATAAAAATGGCATCATCGCTTACGAATATGTCTCCGACTGCAGCAAATCTGCCGCCGCAGGTCTCGGATTCGCTGTTTGTTGGTATGTCGAGCGCGTACATATCAAATTCGATACGCACTGTAACCGCTGGTGGAAGCACGTGCTCAAAGTGTTCATCGGTATCATCGGAATTCTGCTCATCAAAGAGGGCTTCAAGCTCATATTCGGTGAATCCCTCGCTGTCGATATCATCCGATACTTTCTCATGATCATCTGGGGCATGACGGTGTTCCCACTGATCATCAAAAAGACCTTCAACCGCAGCCCGAAAGCCGGTATAAAGTTTGAAAAATGA